One genomic segment of Ignavibacteria bacterium includes these proteins:
- the rbfA gene encoding 30S ribosome-binding factor RbfA, whose translation MSIRMEKVSSLIKEEISTIFAREFSDSSVGIITVTDVQMTPDLKTARIYLSIFGTEELKEKTLSSLEVHKKHIRQIIGSHMSLKFTPTIEFFLDDTMERVSKIETILKKIHEEDAEHH comes from the coding sequence ATGTCTATCCGAATGGAAAAAGTTTCTTCGCTCATCAAAGAAGAAATCAGCACAATTTTTGCACGTGAATTCAGCGATTCATCCGTAGGTATTATTACTGTAACGGATGTGCAGATGACTCCCGATTTGAAAACGGCACGTATTTATTTGAGTATTTTCGGCACAGAAGAACTAAAAGAGAAAACGCTTTCATCGCTGGAAGTTCATAAAAAACATATTCGGCAAATTATCGGCTCACACATGAGTTTGAAATTTACGCCGACGATTGAATTTTTTCTTGACGATACAATGGAGCGCGTTTCAAAAATTGAAACGATATTGAAAAAAATTCACGAAGAAGATGCAGAACATCATTGA
- a CDS encoding bifunctional riboflavin kinase/FAD synthetase produces the protein MIVVRSLQNIQSLSDTVVTVGTYDGVHKGHQKIFSEVMERAKRRKTKSVFVTFEPHPKEVIRKTSMHLLSTLNERIEQMKHWMPDVVFVVNFTNEFSQLSPREFYEQYIVNGFHAAEVVEGNDHMFGHNREAGIKELQEIGKEFRFEVFVVPKVSVNGEEVSSTHIRNLLEQGNIEKANQCLGYPYRFSGEIIRGDGRGKELGFPTANINALSKNKLIPLQGVYVVRGMLDGSSYNGMLNIGTRPTFYEHETISVEVHLFDMNKELYGKEITIEFLKRLREDKKFSTKEALTEQLHRDKQQSIQYLQII, from the coding sequence ATGATTGTCGTTCGTTCGTTACAAAATATTCAGTCGCTTTCCGATACTGTTGTTACGGTCGGAACGTATGACGGTGTTCACAAAGGACATCAAAAAATTTTTTCCGAAGTTATGGAGCGAGCCAAACGTCGTAAAACCAAAAGTGTTTTTGTTACCTTTGAACCGCATCCGAAAGAAGTAATTCGAAAAACATCCATGCATTTGCTTTCAACATTGAATGAACGCATCGAGCAGATGAAACACTGGATGCCGGATGTTGTATTCGTCGTCAATTTTACGAATGAATTTTCACAATTATCACCGCGAGAGTTTTATGAACAATATATCGTAAATGGATTTCACGCCGCGGAAGTTGTTGAAGGGAATGACCATATGTTCGGACATAATCGCGAAGCTGGAATTAAAGAATTGCAAGAAATTGGCAAAGAATTTCGGTTTGAAGTTTTTGTTGTTCCGAAAGTTTCTGTGAACGGAGAAGAAGTGAGCAGCACTCATATTCGAAATTTATTAGAACAAGGAAACATTGAAAAAGCAAATCAATGTCTTGGTTATCCTTATCGTTTCAGCGGTGAAATTATTCGGGGTGATGGAAGAGGAAAAGAATTGGGATTTCCTACGGCAAATATCAATGCGCTTTCAAAAAACAAATTGATTCCGTTGCAAGGCGTGTATGTTGTTCGCGGAATGCTTGACGGTAGTTCGTATAATGGTATGTTGAACATCGGAACGCGTCCAACGTTTTATGAGCACGAAACAATTTCCGTGGAAGTGCATTTGTTCGATATGAACAAAGAACTCTATGGAAAAGAAATTACCATAGAGTTTTTAAAGCGATTACGTGAGGACAAAAAATTTTCGACCAAAGAAGCATTGACCGAGCAACTTCATCGTGACAAACAACAGAGTATTCAGTATTTACAAATAATATAA
- the rpsO gene encoding 30S ribosomal protein S15, producing the protein MPLTKTHKQEIVKKYGASANDVGGAAVQIAMLTANIQSLEPHFDSHKKDHHSRMGLLKMVGKRRRLLAYLQKTDINRYRKLLEELGLRK; encoded by the coding sequence ATGCCACTAACAAAAACACATAAACAGGAAATCGTAAAAAAATACGGAGCATCAGCAAACGATGTTGGCGGAGCCGCGGTGCAAATTGCAATGCTAACGGCAAACATACAATCGCTGGAGCCGCATTTTGATTCTCATAAAAAAGACCATCATTCACGAATGGGACTTTTGAAAATGGTTGGTAAACGTCGTCGTCTTCTTGCATATTTGCAAAAGACAGATATCAATCGGTACCGAAAATTACTCGAAGAACTCGGATTACGAAAATAA
- the lpdA gene encoding dihydrolipoyl dehydrogenase, which translates to MIQREFDLTIIGGGPGGYVAAIRASQLGLKTAIVEKDKLGGVCLNWGCIPTKALLKNAEVYSHFKHADEFGISYSNLKVDFKKVIDRSRKVALLNSKGVEYLMKKNKIEHISGFGKLKSKNVIEVSKDGKAIEEIKSKHTIIATGARSRTISGITVDGKKVITSSEAMTLSSIPKSMIIIGAGAIGVEFAYFYNAFGTKVTIVEMMSNILPIEDKEISKLLESNFKKNGIEILTETKVESVTAGKDVKVVVSNKDGKKELKAEIALNAIGVQGNTENIGLETLGVKLEKGWITVDDFGKTNVDGIYAIGDVAGPPWLAHVASKEGIVCVEKIAGKNPQPIDWENIPGCTYCQPQVASVGLTEEKAITAGYQIKVGRFPFSASGKARAITKNFVYLRALF; encoded by the coding sequence ATGATACAACGAGAATTTGATTTAACCATCATTGGCGGCGGTCCTGGCGGATACGTTGCTGCTATTCGCGCTTCACAACTTGGTCTGAAAACTGCAATCGTCGAGAAAGACAAACTCGGCGGCGTGTGTTTGAACTGGGGTTGCATTCCAACGAAAGCATTGCTGAAGAATGCGGAAGTGTACAGTCATTTCAAACACGCGGATGAGTTTGGCATTTCGTATTCCAATTTGAAAGTTGATTTCAAAAAAGTAATTGACCGAAGCAGGAAAGTTGCATTGCTCAATTCGAAAGGCGTTGAGTATTTGATGAAGAAAAATAAGATTGAACACATTTCCGGTTTTGGAAAACTGAAATCAAAAAATGTTATCGAAGTTTCAAAAGATGGAAAAGCGATTGAAGAAATAAAATCGAAGCACACGATTATTGCAACAGGAGCGCGTTCGAGAACAATTTCCGGAATTACTGTTGACGGGAAAAAAGTAATTACCAGTTCAGAAGCGATGACACTTTCTTCGATTCCGAAATCAATGATAATTATTGGCGCGGGAGCAATTGGTGTTGAGTTTGCGTATTTCTATAATGCGTTCGGGACAAAAGTTACCATCGTGGAAATGATGTCGAACATTCTTCCGATTGAGGACAAAGAAATTTCTAAATTGCTCGAAAGTAATTTCAAGAAAAACGGAATTGAAATTTTAACAGAAACAAAAGTCGAAAGTGTAACTGCAGGAAAAGATGTAAAAGTTGTTGTTTCCAATAAAGACGGAAAGAAAGAATTGAAAGCGGAAATTGCACTCAACGCAATCGGTGTTCAGGGAAATACTGAAAACATTGGCTTGGAAACGCTTGGCGTGAAATTAGAAAAAGGTTGGATTACCGTTGATGATTTCGGAAAAACAAATGTTGATGGAATTTATGCAATCGGCGATGTTGCTGGTCCGCCGTGGTTAGCGCACGTTGCATCGAAAGAAGGAATTGTATGTGTGGAAAAAATCGCTGGAAAAAATCCTCAGCCGATTGATTGGGAAAATATTCCCGGTTGCACGTATTGTCAGCCGCAAGTTGCAAGCGTTGGATTGACCGAAGAAAAAGCGATAACCGCCGGTTATCAAATCAAAGTCGGACGATTTCCATTTTCTGCAAGCGGAAAAGCGCGCGCGATTACGAAGAACTTCGTGTATTTGCGAGCACTATTCTAA
- a CDS encoding T9SS type A sorting domain-containing protein, translated as MKLFGVATPQDVGIVKRDAGGKNSDVRYGIYEDFSPKQILLYQNYPNPFNPTTTIRFEIPVGAIHELPLQTTLKIYNVLGQEVATLLNNEEIEEGMHEVQFDASGLSSGIYFYRLRAGTFLETKKMILMK; from the coding sequence ATGAAACTTTTTGGAGTCGCCACACCTCAGGATGTGGGTATTGTGAAACGGGATGCAGGAGGAAAGAATAGCGATGTGCGGTATGGTATATATGAGGATTTCTCTCCGAAGCAAATTCTTCTGTATCAAAATTATCCGAATCCGTTTAATCCTACGACAACGATTCGATTTGAAATTCCCGTAGGGGCAATTCATGAATTGCCCTTACAAACAACATTGAAAATCTACAACGTTCTCGGTCAAGAAGTTGCAACGCTTTTGAATAATGAAGAAATAGAAGAAGGAATGCACGAAGTGCAATTTGATGCGAGTGGTTTGTCAAGCGGCATATATTTCTATCGCTTACGCGCCGGAACATTCTTGGAAACGAAAAAGATGATTTTGATGAAATAG
- a CDS encoding polyribonucleotide nucleotidyltransferase — translation MYIKKEIELGGKIFSLETGKLAKQANGAVVAQYGETIVLATVCANKEAVEGQDFFPLQVEYREKTSAAGKIPGGFFKREGKPSEKEVLSARLIDRTIRPMFPEGYRCEVQVVVSVFSFDQENEADILGGTAAAAAIYLSDIPFSVPVAEVNVARVSGEFILNPTFSQIEKSDLFFTVGGSANSIVMVEGEAKEVSEEITLEAITFAHEGIKKLCLLQEEMRKECGVAKRAFEPQKFSDDMLQNVRSLAAEKISFTTRQVLSKDERSSAMSALEKEVTELLTEKFPEQELAFKEILGSIEYEEMRKMILEEGKRLDGRGVTNIRPISIEVGVLPRTHGSALFQRGETQSLTTATLGTKLDEQIMDGLLHEEITKRFLLHYNFPPFSVGEVGRLGGVGRREIGHGNLAERALKNILPGENDFPYTIRVVSDILESNGSSSMATVCAGSLSLFDAGVPMKKPVAGIAMGLIKEGNSVAILSDILGNEDHLGDMDFKVAGTRDGVTALQMDIKIQGITYEIIERALSQAKDGRFHILQKMAETISEPRAELSPYAPRLTTLQIPVDMIGAVIGPQGKMIKEIVKQSGAEINIEDDGRVVIASVNGEASAKALKMIQRIVEIPEVGKVYEGKVTRLMEFGAFVEFLPGKEGLVHVSQMDLMRVNKVSEFAKVGDIWQVKLIEIDREGRNNLSRKATLPGYDAANEKPREPREHRDGDRGYRKDHRHGGRERERKN, via the coding sequence ATGTATATAAAAAAAGAAATAGAACTCGGCGGGAAAATTTTTTCGCTAGAAACAGGAAAATTAGCAAAGCAGGCAAATGGTGCAGTTGTCGCGCAATACGGCGAAACAATTGTGCTTGCAACTGTGTGCGCAAATAAAGAAGCAGTGGAAGGACAAGATTTTTTTCCGTTGCAAGTTGAATACCGAGAAAAGACTTCCGCTGCAGGAAAAATTCCTGGCGGATTTTTTAAGAGAGAAGGGAAACCATCGGAAAAAGAAGTTCTTTCCGCACGTTTGATTGACCGAACAATTCGTCCGATGTTTCCTGAAGGGTATCGGTGTGAAGTGCAGGTTGTCGTTTCGGTGTTTTCGTTTGACCAGGAAAATGAAGCGGATATTCTTGGAGGAACAGCAGCAGCGGCGGCGATTTATCTTTCCGATATTCCGTTCAGTGTTCCTGTTGCCGAAGTTAATGTTGCGCGAGTGAGCGGTGAATTTATTCTCAATCCGACGTTTTCACAAATAGAAAAAAGCGATTTGTTTTTTACTGTCGGCGGTTCTGCGAATTCTATTGTGATGGTAGAAGGAGAAGCAAAAGAAGTTTCGGAAGAAATAACTCTGGAAGCGATAACATTTGCGCACGAAGGAATAAAGAAATTATGTTTGCTTCAGGAAGAAATGCGGAAAGAATGTGGCGTTGCAAAACGAGCATTTGAACCACAAAAATTTTCAGACGACATGTTGCAAAATGTTCGCTCGCTTGCGGCGGAAAAAATTTCATTCACTACTCGACAAGTGCTGAGTAAAGATGAGCGTAGTTCTGCGATGAGTGCTCTTGAAAAAGAAGTTACTGAATTGCTTACAGAAAAATTTCCGGAACAGGAACTTGCTTTCAAAGAAATTTTGGGAAGCATTGAATATGAAGAAATGCGAAAAATGATTTTGGAAGAAGGAAAACGCCTTGATGGAAGAGGCGTTACGAACATACGTCCTATCAGTATCGAAGTTGGAGTGCTTCCGCGAACGCACGGTTCTGCTTTATTTCAACGAGGAGAAACACAGAGTTTGACAACGGCAACGCTTGGAACAAAACTTGATGAACAAATTATGGATGGACTTCTTCACGAAGAAATTACAAAGCGATTTTTACTGCATTACAATTTTCCTCCGTTTAGTGTCGGTGAAGTTGGAAGACTTGGCGGCGTTGGAAGACGAGAAATCGGTCACGGAAACTTAGCAGAACGCGCGTTGAAAAATATTCTTCCTGGGGAAAATGATTTTCCGTACACAATTCGCGTCGTTTCGGATATTCTCGAATCCAATGGTTCATCTTCGATGGCGACAGTTTGCGCAGGCTCACTTTCGTTGTTTGATGCGGGCGTTCCAATGAAAAAACCTGTTGCGGGAATTGCCATGGGACTTATCAAAGAAGGAAATAGCGTAGCAATTTTAAGCGACATACTTGGAAATGAAGACCATCTTGGTGATATGGATTTTAAAGTTGCGGGAACACGAGATGGGGTTACCGCGTTGCAAATGGATATAAAAATTCAGGGCATTACGTATGAAATAATTGAACGCGCTCTTTCGCAGGCAAAGGACGGAAGATTTCACATCTTGCAAAAAATGGCGGAAACAATTTCGGAGCCGCGAGCAGAACTTTCGCCGTATGCACCGCGACTTACTACTCTTCAAATTCCTGTTGATATGATTGGCGCAGTTATCGGTCCGCAAGGAAAGATGATTAAAGAAATTGTAAAACAAAGCGGTGCAGAAATCAATATTGAAGACGATGGTCGTGTTGTGATTGCTTCGGTCAATGGTGAAGCGAGCGCAAAAGCGTTGAAGATGATTCAGCGAATTGTGGAAATTCCAGAAGTTGGAAAAGTGTACGAAGGGAAAGTAACACGGTTGATGGAGTTCGGTGCATTTGTGGAATTTCTTCCCGGGAAAGAAGGACTTGTTCACGTTTCACAAATGGATTTAATGCGCGTGAATAAAGTTTCTGAATTTGCAAAAGTCGGGGACATATGGCAAGTAAAACTGATTGAAATAGATAGAGAAGGAAGAAATAATTTAAGTAGAAAAGCAACACTTCCCGGTTACGATGCGGCGAATGAAAAACCTCGCGAACCCCGTGAACACCGCGATGGAGATAGAGGATACAGAAAAGATCACCGACACGGAGGAAGGGAACGAGAAAGAAAGAATTAG
- the infB gene encoding translation initiation factor IF-2, producing MSETTVKKQKIYSLAKEINVAADTILEFLQKKNFNVKGLMSVLDDEMVEVARREFAGDVKEKEKRDRQKAEKEEQAKLIEKKIEEKKTPITKLVPKVPLVRKRPQKKEIPPTPPVPEPVPILSREEEIIPNVPQKITEKIVVPAQEFLESEVKKFEEPIHEKEPHETERKEHKIEEQPVTEISSPLSIPEEPSVVRAPKPPKKKKEIVSGLERERGKKIGITVVGKIDLSKGKKKADDAVSLKVEETASVKKKVKKKKIKQSKVDEQEDLAKKRQKEVRHRLHSVDEKEVSRNIEDTLAEMGTGTVGYKKDRRIRKEMKQKEKEDKRQEIIEKEKTVVRVTEFISVGELANIMHVNVSDVIQKCFSLGKMVTINQRLEKDIIELLAMEFGRTIEFQKEFTSDVLLDVEDSDELLKTRPPVVTIMGHVDHGKTSLLDYIRKANVVAGEAGGITQHIGAYEVTLTNESQITFLDTPGHEAFTAMRARGAQVTDIVVIVVAADESVMPQTLEAISHAQAANVPLIIAINKMDKPGANPGQIRLQLSKKNVLVEEFGGKYQSVEISAKKGLNVDVLLEKVLLEAEILELKANPNRKARGTVIEVKLDKGKGTVATVLVQKGTLRVGDPFVCGFVSGRVRAMFDEREKRVEAAHPSTPVQVTGFDGTPQAGDEFVAVESERDARGISLQRSQLKREQDFRQRHLITLDDISKQIKEGKVQDLNVVIKGDVDGSVEAIADSLQKLSTAEVRVNVVYRAVGAITEGDVLLAAASNAVIVAFNVRPTLNARKLAAQENVDIRMYTIIYDAINEVHTALEGMLAPEIKEEVTATVDVRDTFKLPKGIMIAGCYVTDGTIVRNSRIRLIRDGIVIFTGGLASLKRFKDDVREVLQGFECGIALDGFNDVKVGDVIESFKTVEIKRTL from the coding sequence ATGTCTGAAACGACTGTCAAAAAGCAAAAAATTTATTCTCTTGCAAAAGAAATAAATGTTGCCGCAGATACCATTTTAGAGTTTCTGCAGAAGAAAAATTTTAACGTAAAAGGGTTAATGTCTGTTCTCGATGATGAAATGGTCGAGGTAGCAAGAAGGGAATTTGCCGGCGATGTAAAAGAAAAAGAAAAGCGTGACCGTCAAAAAGCAGAAAAAGAAGAGCAGGCGAAACTGATAGAAAAGAAAATTGAAGAAAAGAAAACACCCATTACGAAACTTGTTCCCAAAGTTCCCCTTGTAAGAAAGCGACCTCAGAAAAAAGAAATTCCTCCTACTCCTCCGGTTCCGGAACCCGTTCCTATACTTTCGCGAGAGGAAGAGATAATACCGAATGTTCCTCAAAAAATTACAGAAAAAATAGTCGTTCCCGCACAGGAGTTCCTAGAAAGTGAAGTGAAAAAGTTTGAAGAACCGATTCATGAAAAAGAGCCGCACGAAACAGAAAGAAAAGAACATAAAATTGAAGAACAACCAGTTACAGAAATTTCTTCCCCGCTTTCAATTCCGGAAGAACCTTCCGTAGTTCGAGCGCCAAAACCTCCCAAGAAAAAAAAGGAAATAGTTTCCGGTTTGGAACGCGAGCGCGGGAAAAAAATTGGCATTACCGTTGTTGGAAAAATTGATTTAAGTAAAGGAAAGAAAAAAGCGGATGATGCCGTTTCGTTGAAAGTGGAAGAAACCGCGTCGGTAAAAAAGAAAGTAAAAAAGAAAAAAATAAAGCAAAGCAAAGTAGATGAGCAGGAAGATCTAGCGAAAAAACGTCAAAAAGAAGTTCGCCACCGCCTTCATTCGGTTGATGAAAAAGAGGTTTCACGAAATATTGAAGATACATTGGCGGAAATGGGCACCGGTACCGTGGGCTATAAGAAGGATAGGAGGATTCGAAAAGAAATGAAACAGAAAGAGAAAGAAGACAAGCGTCAAGAAATTATTGAAAAGGAGAAAACAGTAGTTCGCGTAACGGAATTTATTTCCGTGGGCGAACTTGCAAATATAATGCACGTGAACGTTTCCGATGTTATTCAGAAATGTTTTTCGTTAGGGAAAATGGTTACGATCAATCAACGACTCGAAAAAGATATTATCGAATTGCTTGCAATGGAATTCGGACGAACAATCGAATTTCAAAAAGAATTTACTTCCGATGTACTTCTTGACGTTGAAGACTCTGATGAACTCCTGAAAACACGTCCACCGGTGGTTACGATTATGGGACACGTTGACCACGGCAAAACATCGTTGCTGGATTATATCCGAAAAGCAAATGTTGTTGCGGGAGAAGCAGGAGGAATTACGCAACATATCGGGGCATACGAAGTTACTCTTACAAACGAAAGTCAAATTACGTTTCTTGATACCCCTGGTCACGAAGCTTTTACTGCAATGCGAGCGCGTGGCGCACAAGTTACCGATATTGTCGTAATAGTTGTTGCCGCTGATGAAAGTGTAATGCCGCAAACATTGGAAGCAATTAGTCACGCGCAAGCCGCAAACGTTCCGCTTATTATCGCCATCAATAAAATGGACAAACCCGGAGCCAATCCCGGTCAGATTCGATTGCAGTTATCCAAAAAAAATGTACTGGTCGAAGAATTTGGCGGCAAATATCAGTCGGTAGAAATTTCTGCCAAGAAAGGCTTGAACGTTGATGTTTTACTTGAAAAAGTACTTCTCGAAGCGGAAATTCTTGAACTGAAAGCGAATCCCAATCGAAAAGCGCGTGGTACTGTTATCGAAGTGAAGTTAGATAAAGGAAAAGGAACCGTTGCAACGGTGCTTGTGCAAAAAGGAACATTACGAGTTGGCGACCCGTTCGTATGCGGATTTGTAAGCGGGCGTGTGCGTGCAATGTTTGATGAGCGGGAAAAACGTGTTGAAGCCGCTCACCCTTCAACTCCTGTACAAGTAACTGGTTTCGACGGAACTCCGCAAGCGGGAGATGAATTTGTCGCAGTCGAATCGGAACGCGACGCGCGTGGAATTAGTTTGCAACGTTCGCAATTAAAACGCGAACAGGATTTTCGTCAGCGGCATTTAATTACGCTTGACGATATTTCCAAACAAATTAAAGAAGGAAAAGTACAAGACTTGAATGTCGTCATTAAAGGAGATGTAGATGGCTCAGTGGAAGCGATTGCAGATTCTTTGCAAAAACTTTCCACTGCGGAAGTGCGTGTAAATGTTGTGTATCGTGCTGTTGGTGCAATTACGGAAGGCGATGTATTGCTTGCTGCTGCGTCTAACGCAGTGATAGTTGCTTTCAATGTTCGTCCAACGTTAAATGCGAGAAAACTTGCTGCGCAGGAAAATGTTGACATTCGAATGTACACTATTATTTACGACGCAATTAACGAAGTACATACCGCATTGGAAGGGATGTTGGCGCCGGAAATAAAAGAGGAAGTTACAGCAACGGTTGATGTTCGCGATACATTTAAACTTCCCAAAGGAATAATGATTGCAGGATGTTATGTTACCGATGGAACGATTGTCCGTAACAGCAGAATACGGCTGATTCGCGACGGCATAGTAATTTTTACCGGCGGATTAGCATCGCTGAAACGTTTTAAAGATGATGTACGGGAAGTGTTGCAGGGTTTTGAATGTGGGATTGCGTTGGATGGATTTAACGATGTAAAAGTTGGCGATGTCATTGAAAGTTTTAAAACGGTTGAAATCAAACGCACACTCTAA
- the truB gene encoding tRNA pseudouridine(55) synthase TruB, translated as MQNIIDELSRCGFYGDEEGKIFLVGKPTRWSSFDVCKKIRTILREKKVGHCGTLDPHAEGLLIVFTAKKTKFVEKFSALEKEYIGEMILGARTQSFDLEKEIQPQSSAENISGAKIVETFSLFLGTQQQVPPMFSAAKVDGKRLYQYAREGMNIERKPRTIVVSKFEATDIDIPSVKFQIVCSKGTYIRTLVDDVGLRLGCGAYMKSLKRTRIGNLRLENALSLEQISQHFSRNQSFGPFKIAA; from the coding sequence ATGCAGAACATCATTGATGAATTGTCCCGATGTGGTTTTTATGGCGACGAAGAAGGAAAAATTTTTCTTGTTGGAAAACCAACAAGATGGTCATCGTTTGATGTGTGTAAGAAAATCCGCACGATACTACGCGAAAAAAAAGTTGGGCACTGCGGAACATTAGATCCGCACGCGGAAGGGTTGCTCATTGTATTCACTGCAAAGAAAACCAAATTTGTAGAAAAATTTTCTGCGTTGGAAAAAGAATATATTGGCGAAATGATCCTCGGTGCAAGAACGCAAAGTTTTGATTTGGAAAAAGAAATCCAACCGCAAAGTTCAGCCGAAAATATTTCTGGTGCAAAGATAGTTGAAACGTTCTCGTTGTTTCTCGGAACACAACAGCAAGTTCCTCCAATGTTTTCTGCGGCGAAAGTAGACGGAAAACGTTTATATCAATACGCTCGCGAAGGAATGAACATCGAACGAAAACCAAGAACGATTGTTGTTTCGAAATTTGAAGCAACGGATATTGATATTCCGTCGGTGAAATTTCAAATTGTTTGCTCGAAAGGAACGTATATCCGCACGCTTGTTGATGACGTCGGGTTGCGATTAGGTTGCGGTGCTTATATGAAATCACTGAAACGAACGCGCATAGGAAATTTACGTTTAGAAAATGCGTTATCCTTGGAACAGATTTCTCAACATTTTTCAAGAAACCAATCGTTTGGGCCTTTTAAAATTGCTGCGTAA